One segment of Clostridium botulinum DNA contains the following:
- a CDS encoding TULIP family P47-like protein, with the protein MQTTTLNWDTVYAVPINIVNEAIKLKHPTPENFELLNGKYGNCSGSFEEWQITNGGDGSNIRLKIPIKNFKATIIGNRLNGKGGFAFANLEVQVKLKYLPHFPQSKNKDIELVDLKIRTQSDNPEDPAIIVISSYKNIQGFYFEDEYKLTEDDEFVVSYFYRLIKEWLEKNLHFFNYIFNTVNLNLYISDKEKWEWTKPSYVDYAYSEIEGDLSRSALGVLCMTGGRTGSKNQQQKIDPYAIPKKSQSGFLISEERLLRNILLPTIPKKFPKSKGDEFEVINESSQGGGYSYILKLKKGKKIDLENIQAVGYTCTPYIQEMKIYLLGSYLKLETTTRVDLPLGVASICETTCEYKFKLSTNNKGEQTIAYEQIGSPVNIQYSENTGNVGLNIVVSFLSATLSFALTFVPGFGTFLAVGLIGGCLIGSVALIPTFIESYNSDTAPSIDLSLENSVSEITWNSSDVFNLDYVALAGPLQLGGTLQVQNS; encoded by the coding sequence ATGCAAACAACAACATTAAATTGGGATACAGTTTATGCTGTTCCAATAAATATTGTTAATGAAGCTATTAAACTTAAACATCCTACACCTGAAAATTTTGAACTTTTAAATGGCAAATACGGAAATTGTAGTGGTAGCTTTGAAGAGTGGCAGATCACAAATGGTGGAGATGGTAGTAACATTAGACTTAAAATTCCAATTAAAAATTTTAAAGCTACTATAATAGGAAACCGCTTAAATGGTAAAGGTGGATTTGCTTTTGCAAATTTAGAAGTTCAAGTAAAACTTAAATATTTACCCCATTTTCCTCAAAGTAAAAATAAAGATATAGAATTAGTTGATTTAAAAATAAGAACACAATCAGATAATCCAGAAGATCCAGCTATTATAGTTATTTCATCATATAAAAATATACAAGGATTTTACTTTGAAGATGAATATAAACTAACTGAAGATGATGAATTTGTTGTAAGTTATTTTTATCGATTAATTAAAGAATGGTTGGAAAAAAACTTACATTTTTTTAATTATATTTTTAATACAGTTAATTTAAATTTATATATATCTGATAAAGAGAAATGGGAATGGACTAAGCCAAGTTATGTAGATTATGCTTATTCAGAAATAGAGGGTGACTTATCAAGAAGTGCATTAGGAGTATTATGCATGACTGGTGGTAGAACAGGATCAAAAAATCAACAACAAAAAATTGACCCTTATGCTATACCTAAAAAATCTCAATCTGGATTCTTAATTTCTGAAGAACGATTATTAAGAAATATATTACTTCCAACTATCCCAAAAAAATTTCCTAAAAGCAAGGGTGATGAATTCGAAGTAATTAATGAAAGTAGTCAAGGTGGAGGATATAGTTATATATTAAAATTAAAAAAAGGTAAAAAAATTGATCTAGAAAATATACAGGCTGTTGGATATACTTGTACCCCTTATATTCAAGAAATGAAAATATATTTATTAGGAAGTTATTTAAAACTTGAAACTACTACAAGGGTAGACTTGCCATTAGGAGTTGCTTCAATTTGCGAAACTACTTGTGAATACAAATTTAAACTATCTACTAATAATAAAGGAGAACAAACTATAGCTTATGAACAAATTGGTTCTCCAGTTAATATACAGTACAGCGAAAATACTGGTAATGTTGGTTTAAACATTGTAGTATCATTTTTATCTGCAACTTTAAGCTTTGCATTAACATTTGTACCAGGTTTCGGAACATTCTTAGCTGTTGGATTAATAGGTGGTTGCTTAATAGGTTCCGTAGCACTTATTCCTACATTCATTGAAAGCTATAATTCTGATACCGCACCAAGTATAGATCTCTCATTAGAAAATTCCGTTTCTGAAATCACATGGAATTCTAGTGATGTTTTTAACCTGGACTATGTAGCTTTAGCTGGCCCACTTCAATTAGGTGGAACATTGCAAGTTCAAAATTCTTAA
- a CDS encoding winged helix-turn-helix transcriptional regulator: MKDIICFNELKRELDTISNMALTNCLQELKYYKIIDHLQYLEMPSRVEYSLTENGLTLISALKSFYECSKK; the protein is encoded by the coding sequence ATAAAAGATATAATATGCTTTAATGAACTAAAAAGAGAATTAGATACTATCTCCAATATGGCTTTGACTAATTGCTTACAAGAGTTAAAATACTATAAAATAATTGACCATTTGCAATATTTAGAGATGCCTTCTCGTGTAGAGTACTCATTAACTGAAAATGGCTTAACACTTATATCCGCTTTAAAGTCTTTTTATGAATGCTCGAAAAAATAG
- a CDS encoding RrF2 family transcriptional regulator, producing the protein MKLSTKGRYGVRAMVDLAFNYGGPPTSIKTISKRQNLSEYYLEQLFSPLRKANIIRSIRGAQGGYVLCKPPSEITVGDIMHVLEGPVEIADCIDGVECSNVDSCATKLLWQKIKDSIDDVMNSITLKDIIDDYEGARASIEIVDRSE; encoded by the coding sequence ATGAAACTTTCTACAAAAGGAAGATATGGAGTTAGAGCTATGGTTGACTTGGCTTTTAACTATGGTGGACCCCCGACATCAATAAAGACTATATCTAAAAGACAAAATCTTTCAGAGTACTATTTAGAACAACTATTTAGCCCACTTAGAAAAGCTAATATAATTAGAAGTATAAGAGGTGCTCAAGGCGGGTATGTTTTATGCAAACCACCTTCAGAAATAACAGTAGGTGATATTATGCACGTCCTAGAAGGACCTGTTGAAATAGCTGATTGTATTGATGGCGTAGAGTGCTCTAATGTTGATAGTTGTGCAACAAAGTTATTATGGCAAAAGATAAAAGATAGTATAGATGATGTTATGAATTCAATTACTTTAAAAGATATAATAGATGATTATGAAGGGGCGAGAGCTTCAATTGAAATTGTCGATAGGAGTGAATAA
- the nifS gene encoding cysteine desulfurase NifS has protein sequence MRNVYMDYAATTYVKPEVLEEMLPYFTKNFGNPSSFYEISRTTKMAIDEARAKVAKALNCETSEVYFTGGGSEADNWAIKGIASAHKNKGNHIITTKVEHHAVLHTCQYLEKLGFEVTYLDVDEEGFINIEDLKNAITDKTILVSIMFANNEIGTIQPIKEIGEICKERNVYFHTDAVQAIGNAPIDVKEMNIDMLSLAGHKIYGPKGIGVLYIKKGIRIENLIHGGGQERTRRAGTENIASIVGLGKAIELATANLEEHIKTMSELRDRLIDGLLEIPYSHLNGPRGDKRLPGNVNVRFRFIEGESILLSLDFEGICASSGSACTSGSLDPSHVLLAIGLPHEEAHGSLRLTLGDGSNIEDVDYVIETLPPIIQRLRNMSPLWEDFLKKGEN, from the coding sequence ATGAGAAACGTATATATGGATTATGCGGCTACAACTTATGTAAAACCTGAAGTGTTAGAAGAAATGTTACCATATTTTACGAAGAACTTTGGTAATCCATCTTCTTTTTATGAAATATCAAGAACAACTAAGATGGCTATAGATGAAGCAAGAGCAAAAGTTGCAAAAGCATTGAATTGTGAAACGAGTGAAGTATATTTCACGGGTGGTGGATCAGAAGCTGATAACTGGGCAATAAAAGGTATTGCTTCTGCTCATAAAAATAAAGGTAATCATATAATAACAACAAAGGTAGAACATCATGCAGTTCTTCACACATGCCAATATTTAGAAAAACTTGGTTTTGAAGTAACTTACTTAGATGTTGATGAAGAAGGTTTTATTAATATAGAAGATTTAAAAAATGCTATAACAGATAAAACTATATTAGTTTCAATAATGTTTGCAAATAATGAAATAGGAACAATTCAACCAATTAAAGAAATTGGGGAGATATGTAAAGAAAGAAATGTTTATTTCCATACTGATGCTGTTCAAGCAATTGGGAATGCTCCGATTGATGTAAAAGAAATGAATATAGATATGTTATCATTAGCAGGCCATAAGATTTATGGACCTAAAGGTATTGGTGTTTTATATATTAAAAAAGGAATAAGAATTGAAAACTTGATTCATGGTGGTGGTCAAGAAAGAACAAGAAGAGCTGGAACAGAAAATATAGCTTCTATAGTAGGTCTTGGCAAAGCTATTGAATTGGCTACAGCAAATTTAGAAGAACATATTAAGACGATGAGTGAATTAAGAGATAGATTAATAGATGGACTACTTGAAATACCGTATTCACATCTAAATGGTCCAAGAGGAGATAAGAGATTACCTGGTAATGTAAATGTAAGATTTAGATTTATAGAAGGTGAATCAATTCTTTTATCTTTAGATTTTGAAGGAATATGTGCATCCAGTGGAAGTGCTTGTACATCAGGATCGCTAGATCCATCACATGTATTATTAGCAATTGGGTTACCACATGAAGAAGCACATGGATCATTAAGATTAACACTAGGGGATGGATCTAACATAGAAGATGTAGATTATGTTATAGAAACATTACCACCTATTATTCAAAGATTAAGAAACATGTCACCATTATGGGAAGACTTTTTAAAGAAGGGAGAAAATTAA
- the nifU gene encoding Fe-S cluster assembly scaffold protein NifU yields the protein MIYTDKVMDHFRNPRNVGEIEDANGVGEVGNAKCGDIMKIYLKVEDNIIKDVKFKTFGCGSAIASSSMATEMIKGKTLDEAWELSNKAVAEALDGLPPVKMHCSVLAEEAIHKAINDYRAANGLDVIPMKEHDHDELHNMVHGEE from the coding sequence ATGATATATACAGATAAGGTAATGGATCACTTTAGAAATCCAAGAAATGTTGGGGAAATTGAAGATGCAAATGGTGTAGGTGAAGTTGGAAACGCTAAATGTGGAGATATAATGAAAATATACTTAAAAGTTGAGGATAACATCATAAAGGATGTAAAATTTAAAACTTTTGGATGTGGATCAGCAATAGCATCATCATCAATGGCAACTGAAATGATAAAAGGTAAGACTTTAGATGAAGCCTGGGAACTAAGTAATAAAGCAGTAGCAGAAGCATTAGATGGTCTTCCACCAGTAAAGATGCATTGTTCAGTATTAGCAGAAGAAGCTATTCACAAGGCTATAAATGATTATAGAGCTGCTAATGGATTAGATGTAATACCAATGAAGGAACATGATCATGATGAATTACATAACATGGTTCATGGAGAAGAATAG
- the mnmA gene encoding tRNA 2-thiouridine(34) synthase MnmA, protein MSLTKKKVLVGMSGGVDSSVAAYLLKEQGYEVIGATMQIWQEDKEVEEREGGCCSLSAVEDARRVCDKLDIPFYVLNFRDSFKKKVIEPFIQEYIDGRTPNPCIECNKHLKFDELLRKAQGIGVDYIATGHYAKIEKKDDRYMLIRSDDDRKDQTYALYNFTQDQLAHTLMPCGEYTKDRIREIAKEIGLAVHNKKDSEEICFISDNDHGKYILNAKPGAVKSGNFVDKSGNVLGKHKGIVYYTIGQRKGLGLSVGRPVFVTDINPRTNEVVIGAEEDIFKTELIAGDLNFITFDKLEKEIEVEAKIRYSAKPAKATIVPLKDGRVKVVFDEKQRAITKGQSVVFYNGNIVIGGGIIEAII, encoded by the coding sequence ATGAGTTTAACTAAGAAAAAGGTATTAGTAGGTATGAGTGGCGGAGTTGATAGCTCCGTTGCTGCGTATTTATTAAAAGAACAAGGCTATGAAGTAATTGGTGCTACAATGCAAATTTGGCAAGAAGATAAAGAAGTTGAAGAAAGAGAAGGCGGTTGTTGTTCACTTTCAGCTGTCGAAGATGCAAGAAGAGTATGTGATAAGCTAGATATACCTTTTTATGTTTTGAATTTTAGAGATTCTTTTAAAAAAAAGGTTATTGAACCATTTATTCAAGAGTACATAGACGGAAGAACTCCTAATCCATGTATTGAATGTAATAAGCATTTAAAATTTGATGAACTTTTAAGAAAAGCACAAGGAATAGGAGTAGACTATATAGCAACAGGCCATTATGCTAAAATTGAGAAAAAAGATGATAGATATATGTTGATAAGATCTGATGATGATAGAAAAGACCAAACGTATGCTTTGTATAATTTTACTCAAGATCAATTAGCACATACACTTATGCCTTGTGGTGAGTATACTAAAGACAGAATAAGAGAAATAGCAAAAGAAATAGGATTAGCTGTTCATAATAAAAAAGACAGTGAGGAAATATGTTTTATTTCAGATAATGATCATGGTAAATATATATTAAATGCTAAACCTGGTGCTGTAAAGAGTGGAAATTTTGTTGATAAAAGTGGAAATGTACTTGGAAAGCATAAAGGTATTGTATATTATACAATTGGTCAAAGAAAAGGTTTGGGTCTTTCGGTTGGTAGACCTGTATTTGTTACTGATATAAACCCTAGAACAAATGAAGTAGTAATAGGAGCAGAAGAAGATATTTTTAAAACTGAATTAATAGCTGGAGATTTGAATTTTATTACTTTTGATAAGTTAGAGAAAGAAATAGAAGTTGAAGCTAAGATAAGGTATTCTGCAAAACCAGCTAAAGCTACTATAGTACCGTTGAAAGATGGTAGGGTTAAAGTTGTATTTGATGAAAAACAAAGAGCTATAACAAAGGGCCAATCAGTTGTTTTCTATAACGGAAATATAGTTATTGGCGGCGGAATAATAGAAGCGATTATTTAA
- a CDS encoding PRC-barrel domain-containing protein, with protein sequence MIRTKDFYLKKIYNLDGKKIGTVKDIYINFYEKKLEGFEVSNTTFFSKKNYISIDDVIDVGEDIVAKDLKSGNGLKFKDIKDLDVMDTHSKLKGAVEDLLIDRDNYRIKAMIINSGFVDKVLKGKDVLLLNECILGDDYVLYTGKENISFKSIPHNMTKYDFDKKI encoded by the coding sequence ATGATTAGAACTAAAGATTTTTATTTAAAGAAAATATATAATTTAGATGGTAAAAAAATAGGTACTGTGAAGGATATTTATATAAATTTTTATGAAAAAAAATTAGAAGGATTTGAAGTATCTAATACAACTTTTTTTTCTAAAAAAAATTATATATCTATTGATGATGTTATAGATGTTGGCGAGGATATTGTAGCTAAAGATTTGAAGAGTGGAAATGGATTGAAATTTAAAGATATAAAAGATTTAGATGTAATGGATACACACAGTAAATTAAAAGGCGCTGTTGAAGACTTATTAATAGATAGGGATAATTATAGGATTAAAGCTATGATAATAAATTCTGGATTTGTTGATAAAGTTCTAAAAGGTAAAGACGTGCTTTTGCTAAATGAATGTATACTAGGAGATGATTATGTATTGTATACAGGAAAAGAAAATATATCATTTAAATCCATTCCACACAATATGACTAAATATGACTTTGATAAAAAAATATAA
- a CDS encoding AI-2E family transporter, with product MTLIKKYKSKLVIVLLTLLLIIFILSYVFNNSIKSIVNILMISFILAYIIAPIRDLFQSKFKIKKKVASVLIILIILGLFISCITLVIPELVKEISNIGVIFDNIANFLEDMYIKFRVDSFPILKSIYNELMEKGNILFLNLSKSLFNNIVLIVENIVSCAVIPVVVYYFLCDGDKIYNKLLFILPTEKREVTKKILNDIDKVLGRYITGQVFLSIIIGFLTFILLIIFKVKFPIWISILNAILNIIPYFGPIFGGVPAVLVALLDSPIKALWVTIGVFIIQQIEGNILSPKITADSTDMHPVMIIILLLIGDKFGGFIGMLLAVPVGVIIKVLYDDINYYLF from the coding sequence ATGACTTTGATAAAAAAATATAAAAGTAAGTTAGTAATTGTATTACTAACTCTATTATTAATAATTTTTATATTAAGCTACGTATTTAACAATTCTATAAAGAGTATTGTAAATATACTTATGATTTCTTTTATATTAGCATATATTATAGCACCTATTAGAGATTTGTTTCAAAGTAAATTTAAGATTAAAAAGAAAGTTGCATCAGTATTAATTATATTAATTATATTAGGTTTATTTATTTCGTGTATAACACTTGTAATTCCTGAACTTGTTAAAGAAATATCGAATATAGGAGTTATATTTGATAATATTGCAAATTTTTTAGAAGATATGTATATTAAGTTTAGAGTGGATAGTTTTCCTATATTAAAGTCTATTTATAATGAATTAATGGAAAAAGGAAATATTTTATTTTTAAATTTATCTAAATCATTATTTAACAATATTGTATTAATTGTAGAAAATATAGTGTCCTGTGCAGTTATACCTGTGGTAGTGTATTATTTTTTATGTGATGGAGATAAAATATATAATAAATTATTATTTATATTGCCAACAGAAAAAAGAGAAGTAACTAAAAAAATTTTAAATGATATAGATAAAGTTTTAGGTAGATATATTACAGGACAGGTTTTTCTTTCTATTATAATTGGATTTTTAACATTTATATTGCTAATAATATTTAAAGTCAAATTTCCTATATGGATTTCAATATTAAATGCAATATTAAATATAATACCTTATTTTGGTCCTATTTTTGGAGGTGTGCCTGCTGTGTTGGTGGCGTTGTTAGATTCACCAATTAAGGCTTTATGGGTAACTATAGGTGTATTTATAATTCAACAAATAGAAGGTAATATATTATCACCTAAAATAACTGCTGATAGTACTGATATGCACCCTGTAATGATTATTATATTATTACTAATAGGAGATAAGTTTGGTGGTTTTATAGGAATGCTTTTAGCAGTACCAGTAGGAGTAATAATAAAAGTGTTATATGATGATATAAATTATTATTTATTTTAA
- the alaS gene encoding alanine--tRNA ligase codes for MKFTKTNDLRDAYLKFFESKDHLKLESFSLVPQNDKSLLLINAGMAPLKPYFTGLQEPPKKRITTCQKCVRTGDIDNVGITSRHGTFFEMLGNFSFGDYFKKEIIPWAWEFLTGVLELPKEKLYVTIYLDDDEAYEYWTTLTDVDKTHIFRLGKEDNFWEHGAGPCGPCTEIHFSRTDEVPTNSEKFVELSDEDKIIEVWNLVFTQFDGDGKGNYEKLASTNIDTGMGLERLAVVMQNKNSIFEIDTLENILKEVGNLANVKYGEDNKIDVSLRIITDHIRSITFMISDDIMPSNEGRGYVLRRLLRRAARHGKTLGIKDAFLCNLCDVVIRDCGSAYSDLEAKKDYIKKVIKIEEDKFRETLDSGMEILNNLISELKENNEKVLKGADGFKLYDTFGFPMELTKEILEDEDLSLDEDGFHKEMKEQRERARSARKTSNYMGTDVKTLDVISGEIETTFDGYENDSLIAEVKTLVNGEDFTNSIIEGNNAVVVTDVTPFYAEMGGQIGDTGTIYNDNFKGKVLDTKKNIGGKIIHFVEAISGELKVGDKVKLEVDNARRENIKRNHTATHLLDAALVKVLGSHVHQAGSYVSADRLRFDFSHFEGVKEEELLKVEQLVNEAIMSVTPVNTTEMDLQEAKNSGAVGIFDDKYAEKVRVVCAGEYSKELCGGTHIDNTGKIGLFKIISENGIAAGTRRIEAVTGIEAYKWVNEKAELLKHISGKLKCSEKEITIKLDQQSKEIKEKEKEITNLKSKFASMEINDIINSVKDVKGINVVTYALTDVDGEALRGLCEKVRDKVNNSLTLLTSSIDGKVVICAMADKEAVSKGAHCGKVIKEAATILGGGGGGRPDMAQAGGKLPEKISDALDSVYKIVETLVK; via the coding sequence ATGAAATTTACAAAAACAAATGACTTAAGAGATGCTTATTTAAAATTCTTTGAAAGCAAGGATCATTTAAAACTAGAAAGTTTTTCTTTAGTTCCACAAAATGATAAAAGCTTATTGTTAATAAATGCTGGTATGGCCCCACTAAAACCATATTTTACTGGTTTACAAGAACCGCCTAAGAAGAGAATTACTACTTGTCAAAAATGTGTTAGAACTGGTGATATTGACAATGTAGGAATAACAAGTAGACACGGTACGTTTTTTGAGATGCTTGGAAATTTCTCGTTTGGAGATTATTTTAAGAAAGAAATTATTCCATGGGCTTGGGAATTCTTAACGGGTGTTTTAGAATTACCTAAAGAAAAATTATATGTAACTATATATCTAGACGATGATGAAGCATATGAATACTGGACTACTCTTACCGATGTAGATAAAACTCATATATTTAGATTAGGTAAAGAAGATAATTTTTGGGAACATGGAGCAGGTCCTTGTGGTCCGTGTACAGAAATTCATTTTAGTAGAACTGATGAAGTACCTACGAATTCAGAAAAGTTTGTAGAGCTTAGTGATGAAGATAAGATCATAGAAGTTTGGAATCTTGTATTCACTCAATTTGATGGTGATGGAAAAGGTAACTATGAAAAATTAGCTAGTACTAATATAGATACTGGAATGGGTCTTGAAAGACTTGCAGTTGTAATGCAAAATAAAAATAGTATATTTGAAATTGATACATTGGAAAATATATTAAAAGAAGTTGGAAATCTTGCAAATGTTAAATATGGAGAAGATAATAAAATTGATGTGTCTTTAAGAATTATAACTGACCATATTAGATCTATAACTTTTATGATTTCAGATGATATTATGCCGTCAAATGAAGGAAGAGGATATGTTTTAAGAAGATTACTTAGAAGAGCTGCAAGACATGGGAAAACTCTTGGTATTAAAGATGCATTCCTTTGTAATTTATGTGATGTAGTTATTAGAGATTGTGGTAGTGCATATTCAGATTTAGAAGCAAAAAAAGACTATATTAAAAAGGTAATAAAAATAGAAGAAGATAAATTTAGAGAAACTTTAGATTCTGGTATGGAAATACTAAATAACCTTATAAGTGAATTAAAAGAAAACAATGAAAAAGTTCTAAAGGGTGCTGATGGCTTTAAATTATATGATACATTTGGATTCCCAATGGAACTTACTAAAGAAATATTAGAAGATGAAGATTTATCTCTTGATGAAGATGGTTTCCATAAAGAAATGAAGGAACAAAGAGAACGAGCTAGAAGTGCTAGAAAAACTTCTAATTATATGGGCACAGATGTAAAAACATTAGATGTAATTTCAGGTGAAATTGAAACTACTTTTGATGGATATGAAAATGATAGTTTAATTGCTGAAGTTAAAACTTTAGTTAATGGAGAAGATTTTACAAATTCAATAATAGAAGGTAATAATGCTGTTGTAGTTACAGATGTTACTCCATTTTATGCTGAAATGGGTGGCCAAATAGGAGATACAGGTACAATATACAATGATAACTTTAAGGGAAAAGTTTTAGATACTAAGAAAAATATTGGTGGTAAGATAATTCATTTTGTTGAAGCTATAAGTGGAGAACTTAAAGTTGGAGATAAAGTAAAATTAGAAGTTGATAATGCTAGAAGAGAAAATATAAAGAGAAATCATACAGCTACACATCTTTTAGATGCAGCATTAGTTAAAGTATTAGGTTCTCATGTTCATCAAGCAGGTTCATATGTTAGTGCTGATAGATTGAGATTTGACTTCTCTCATTTTGAAGGTGTAAAAGAAGAAGAATTATTAAAAGTAGAACAATTAGTAAATGAAGCTATAATGAGTGTTACACCTGTTAATACTACAGAGATGGACTTACAAGAAGCTAAAAATTCAGGTGCTGTAGGTATATTTGATGATAAATATGCTGAAAAAGTAAGAGTAGTATGTGCTGGAGAATATTCTAAAGAATTATGTGGAGGAACACATATAGATAATACAGGTAAAATTGGATTATTTAAAATAATATCTGAAAATGGAATAGCAGCTGGAACAAGAAGAATAGAAGCAGTAACTGGTATAGAAGCGTATAAATGGGTAAATGAAAAAGCTGAATTATTAAAACACATTTCAGGAAAATTAAAATGTTCAGAAAAAGAAATTACAATTAAATTAGATCAGCAATCTAAAGAAATTAAAGAAAAAGAAAAAGAAATTACTAACTTAAAATCTAAATTTGCTTCAATGGAAATTAATGATATAATTAATTCAGTTAAAGATGTTAAAGGAATAAATGTTGTTACTTATGCATTGACAGATGTTGATGGTGAGGCATTAAGAGGGCTTTGTGAAAAGGTTAGGGATAAAGTTAATAATTCATTAACTTTACTTACAAGTTCAATAGATGGAAAAGTTGTAATATGCGCTATGGCTGATAAAGAAGCAGTATCAAAGGGTGCTCATTGTGGCAAAGTAATTAAAGAAGCAGCAACAATCCTTGGCGGAGGCGGTGGTGGAAGACCCGATATGGCCCAAGCTGGAGGTAAATTACCAGAAAAAATAAGTGACGCACTTGATTCTGTTTATAAAATAGTTGAAACTTTAGTAAAGTAG
- a CDS encoding IreB family regulatory phosphoprotein encodes MSKNIEHTMQFDLNKTKEALTKAILTEVYDSLQQKGYNPINQLVGYLISGDPTYITNYNGARALVRKLERDEILEEVIKSYLEIK; translated from the coding sequence ATGAGTAAAAATATTGAACATACAATGCAATTTGATTTAAACAAAACTAAGGAAGCTTTAACAAAGGCGATATTAACAGAGGTTTATGATTCACTACAACAAAAGGGTTATAATCCTATAAATCAATTAGTTGGATATTTAATTTCAGGAGACCCTACTTACATTACGAATTACAACGGAGCAAGAGCTTTAGTAAGAAAGCTTGAAAGAGATGAAATACTTGAAGAAGTTATAAAATCTTATTTAGAGATAAAGTAA
- the ruvX gene encoding Holliday junction resolvase RuvX: MRILGLDLGKKTIGVAISDPLGFTAQGITTIRRANKEKDMEELRKICDEYKVETIVIGLPKNMNGTIGPSGEIAMEMGKLVEEALNIKVEFWDERLTTVAAHKAMLEADLSRSKRKKIVDKVASTYILQGYLDRISK; this comes from the coding sequence TTGAGAATATTAGGTTTAGATTTAGGAAAAAAAACTATCGGAGTAGCTATATCTGATCCACTAGGCTTTACAGCACAAGGTATAACTACAATAAGAAGAGCGAATAAAGAAAAAGATATGGAAGAATTAAGAAAAATTTGTGATGAATATAAAGTAGAAACTATAGTTATAGGACTTCCTAAAAATATGAATGGAACAATAGGACCATCAGGAGAAATAGCGATGGAAATGGGAAAACTAGTAGAAGAAGCTTTAAATATAAAAGTAGAATTTTGGGATGAACGTTTAACAACTGTTGCAGCTCACAAAGCTATGCTTGAAGCAGATCTTTCAAGAAGTAAGAGAAAAAAAATAGTTGATAAGGTGGCATCAACATACATACTTCAAGGTTATTTAGATAGAATATCTAAATAA
- a CDS encoding DUF1292 domain-containing protein, whose product MQKDVEYIELLDEQGEQTKFKVITYFQIDEINGEYVVVTPAENDDCDEAFVLKVISDEEGNETLVSIEDEKEFDLVEEAYNLVMSEQE is encoded by the coding sequence ATGCAAAAAGACGTAGAATATATAGAATTATTAGATGAACAAGGAGAACAAACTAAATTTAAGGTAATAACTTATTTCCAAATAGATGAAATAAATGGAGAATATGTTGTAGTTACTCCAGCTGAAAATGATGATTGTGATGAAGCATTTGTTTTAAAAGTTATATCTGATGAAGAGGGTAATGAGACTCTTGTTTCAATAGAAGATGAAAAAGAATTTGATTTAGTTGAAGAAGCATATAATCTTGTTATGTCAGAACAAGAGTAA
- a CDS encoding Fur family transcriptional regulator, protein MEQSTSIDMNALKEDLKRKGYKLTAQRRSIVNAIIETEGKHLTAEEIYDEVKKGCPEIGLATVYRTIILLEELGIICRLELNDGCSRYELVHSNETHRHHHLVCNICNKVLEVEDDLLEDLETQIETQYKFKISDHSVKFYGLCEECQEKEKNE, encoded by the coding sequence ATGGAGCAATCAACTTCAATAGATATGAATGCCTTGAAAGAAGATTTAAAGAGAAAAGGGTATAAATTAACGGCTCAAAGAAGATCTATTGTTAATGCTATTATTGAAACAGAAGGAAAGCATTTAACAGCAGAAGAAATATATGATGAGGTTAAAAAAGGTTGTCCTGAAATAGGATTAGCAACTGTATATAGAACTATTATTCTTTTAGAAGAACTAGGTATAATATGCAGATTAGAGTTGAATGACGGTTGTAGTAGGTACGAGTTAGTTCACTCTAATGAAACGCATAGACATCATCATCTTGTATGTAATATATGCAATAAAGTATTAGAAGTTGAAGATGATTTATTAGAAGATTTAGAAACACAAATAGAGACACAATATAAATTTAAAATATCTGATCATAGTGTTAAATTTTATGGATTATGTGAAGAGTGTCAGGAAAAAGAAAAAAATGAATAA